Proteins from one Eriocheir sinensis breed Jianghai 21 chromosome 27, ASM2467909v1, whole genome shotgun sequence genomic window:
- the LOC127004187 gene encoding cytochrome P450 315a1, mitochondrial-like has product MSKAAINALIGRRLCRLGSQVRSSHRRHRATIANVGGDIHPSPQPPSLIPQPVPIKTYSELPSPSGYPVFGTLPRFLAAGGVQHYHKYVSQLHQELGGVFRNSFAGTNMVFVSDPVAVREVFAAEGQYPRHFIPEAWLLYNEERQARRGIFFMDGEEWKKYRSVLNRRLLRPGPLLPHLPAVSRIADALVDRWTSLFAHRPIPDLERELYHWSLESLGVMILGDRLGLLNDAPRSAEEQQRRAEMMRFIDAIHGIFKETSALGTFPPALAKALRFPSWRRLVSSLDKALASGQALVSAGLLASQEVRARGDDNHTPSLLDHLLHDDKLQEHDILLLLTDLFLAAADTTSHTAVWALYLLGRHPETVQRLRQEVLDATGGTGRVEEEHLAALPYLKGVVKETLRLYPVAPFQTRVLQRNTNLLGYEVPAGMMVALSVYTMGRDPAIFPNPDCFSPDRWLRDGPAPSANAPCPFSPGPAAPRPHSHSFFPFGIGSRSCIGRRLAENELYMLLANLVTRADLRVLNQVDMVIRMVGVTSQPLQVQVEPLTPATANTRR; this is encoded by the exons ATGTCAAAGGCTGCTATTAACGCTCTTATTGGGCGTCGCCTTTGTCGCCTAGGCTCCCAGGTGAGGTCTTCCCATCGTAGGCACCGTGCCACAATTGCTAACGTGGGAGGTGACATCCACCCGTCGCCGCAGCCCCCAAGCCTCATCCCACAACCCGTCCCCATCAAGACTTACAGTGAACTGCCTTCCCCCTCCGGATACCCGGTGTTTGGAACTTTACCTCGATTCCTTGCCGCTGGGGGCGTCCAGCACTACCATAAATATGTTTCTCAGCTTCACCAGGAATTGGGCGGCGTCTTTCGAAATAGTTTTGCGGGCACGAATATGGTGTTTGTATCTGATCCAGTCGCCGTCAGGGAAGTTTTCGCAGCCGAGGGTCAATACCCTCGGCACTTCATCCCAGAGGCGTGGCTGCTGTACAACGAGGAGCGGCAGGCGCGGCGAGGAATTTTCTTCAT GGATGGTGAAGAGTGGAAAAAGTACCGGAGTGTCCTGAACCGCCGGCTGCTGCGCCCCGGCCCACTGCTCCCGCACCTGCCCGCCGTGAGCCGCATCGCCGACGCCCTGGTGGACCGCTGGACCTCCCTCTTCGCCCACCGCCCCATACCAGACCTGGAGCGGGAGCTGTACCACTGGTCCCTGGAAT CCCTGGGGGTGATGATCCTCGGAGACAGGCTGGGGCTGCTGAATGATGCTCCAAGAAGCGCCGAGGAGCAGCAGCGTCGGGCAGAAATGATGCGGTTCATTGACGCAATACACGGCATCTTCAAGGAGACCAGCGCTCTGGGGACCTTCCCGCCCGCGTTGGCCAAGGCTCTCCGCTTCCCCTCCTGGAGACGCTTGGTCAGCAGTCTCGATAAAGCCCTGGCCTCCG GCCAGGCACTCGTGTCGGCGGGGCTACTGGCGTCGCaggaggtgagggcgaggggcGACGACAACCACACACCATCCCTGCTCGACCACCTCCTGCACGACGACAAGCTGCAAGAACAcgacatccttcttctcctcaccgACCTCTTCCTCGCTGCGGCAGACACG ACATCCCACACCGCTGTCTGGGCGTTGTATCTCCTTGGTCGTCACCCGGAGACGGTCCAGCGTCTCCGCCAAGAGGTTTTAGATGCCACGGGCGGCACAGGGCGCGTGGAGGAAGAGCACCTGGCCGCCTTGCCCTACCTGAAGGGAGTGGTGAAGGAGACCCTCAGGTTGTACCCCGTGGCGCCCTTCCAAACCCGCGTGCTGCAGCGGAACACCAACCTCTTGGGATACGAAGTGCCCGCCGGG ATGATGGTCGCCCTGTCGGTGTACACGATGGGCCGCGACCCAGCGATCTTCCCGAACCCAGACTGCTTTTCCCCGGACCGCTGGCTTCGTGATGGCCCCGCCCCCTCAGCTAATGCTCCGTGCCCCTTCAGTCCTGGCCCTGCCGCCCCACGCCCCCACTCCCACTCCTTCTTCCCGTTTGGCATCGGGTCTCGTTCCTGCATCGGGCGGCGGCTGGCCGAGAACGAACTGTACATGCTGCTGGCCAACCTGGTGACGAGGGCAGACCTTCGGGTCCTGAACCAGGTGGACATGGTGATCCGCATGGTGGGTGTGACGTCACAGCCATTGCAGGTACAGGTGGAACCCCTCACGCCGGCGACAGCCAATACTCGCCGCTAA